In Desulfosediminicola ganghwensis, a single window of DNA contains:
- a CDS encoding DUF1540 domain-containing protein — protein MKMPKVMDCTVSGCAYNTSKACHAMAITIGGNPDQPICDTFFQSSTHGGVKDSTAGVGACKTSDCNFNEEYECVAPNINVGMRNGEPDCLTFRNK, from the coding sequence ATGAAAATGCCAAAAGTAATGGATTGCACTGTTTCCGGCTGCGCTTACAACACCAGCAAGGCCTGTCATGCCATGGCAATCACTATCGGTGGTAATCCCGACCAACCAATTTGCGATACATTTTTCCAATCTTCAACCCACGGCGGTGTCAAAGATTCAACCGCCGGCGTCGGAGCTTGCAAGACCTCTGATTGCAATTTCAATGAGGAATACGAGTGCGTAGCACCCAATATTAATGTCGGCATGCGCAACGGAGAACCCGACTGTCTGACATTCAGGAATAAATAG
- a CDS encoding M20/M25/M40 family metallo-hydrolase: MRLRFAPQGILQWLATLGCLLLLMVGIMSSFLALIGMPGSSYTGPLQKLSAAESYSTARLAGHVRALAQDIGPRNIWTTGSMADSVRYIHDELAALGYQVEAQEVPSVKGMVVNLEIGIPGRKLASEIVVVGAHYDTVPDCPGANDNASGLAVLLELARLLADCEPQRTIRLVAFANEEAPFFATKSMGSRVYAMQARMRQEKITAMLSLETMGYYSDERESQFYPFPLSYFYPDQANFIAFVSNIKSRRLVRRAISAFRRHGHFPSEGLAAPVCIRGASWSDHQSFWAEGYPAIMVTDTAFYRYAAYHTPHDTPEKLDYERLARVVSGLAATIQELASTNQENMKRIENGVR, from the coding sequence GTGAGATTGAGGTTTGCGCCTCAGGGGATACTGCAATGGCTGGCAACACTGGGTTGTCTTCTGCTTCTGATGGTAGGAATTATGAGCAGTTTCCTTGCCCTTATAGGGATGCCGGGCTCTTCTTATACCGGTCCCCTGCAGAAATTAAGTGCTGCCGAGAGCTACAGCACCGCGAGACTGGCCGGTCATGTCCGGGCTCTGGCCCAGGACATCGGCCCGCGTAATATCTGGACGACCGGCTCCATGGCTGATTCGGTTCGCTATATCCACGATGAACTCGCCGCCCTGGGCTATCAGGTCGAGGCTCAGGAGGTACCAAGCGTCAAGGGGATGGTTGTCAATCTGGAAATCGGGATCCCTGGCCGGAAGCTGGCCTCGGAGATTGTGGTGGTGGGAGCCCATTATGATACCGTGCCCGACTGCCCCGGTGCCAATGATAATGCATCCGGCCTCGCCGTCTTATTGGAACTGGCCCGCCTTTTGGCGGACTGCGAGCCGCAACGCACCATCCGCCTGGTGGCCTTTGCCAACGAGGAGGCCCCTTTCTTTGCCACTAAGTCCATGGGCAGCCGGGTCTATGCCATGCAGGCGCGGATGCGACAGGAGAAGATCACGGCCATGCTGTCCCTGGAGACCATGGGCTACTATAGCGATGAACGGGAGAGCCAATTCTATCCTTTTCCCTTAAGTTATTTCTATCCCGATCAGGCCAACTTCATAGCCTTTGTCAGTAATATCAAGTCGCGCCGACTGGTTCGAAGAGCCATCAGCGCCTTTCGCCGCCATGGCCATTTCCCCTCGGAGGGGCTTGCCGCCCCCGTTTGTATCAGGGGGGCGAGCTGGTCTGATCACCAGTCTTTTTGGGCAGAGGGCTATCCGGCCATCATGGTAACGGATACCGCATTTTATCGTTATGCGGCCTACCACACCCCACATGACACCCCGGAGAAGCTCGACTATGAACGTCTGGCCCGTGTGGTTAGTGGTCTCGCAGCCACCATTCAGGAACTGGCCTCTACAAACC